One genomic segment of Myxococcales bacterium includes these proteins:
- a CDS encoding 2OG-Fe(II) oxygenase produces MSRKILDFDRYTKLAGQHRADFASADPFPHVVLDDFLPADIAEPVVEEYAEEESSWAHYHHYNQRKMAITNLEGMGPRTRELVEALQSEDFVRFIEGITGLEGLFADPFLDGAGMHKTLPGGHLNMHTDFLSHPNHGEWSREINLLIYFNPGWQEEWLGNLEFWDREVKHCVRSIEPLFNRCVIFRTSDISYHGHPQPLACPEGVSRNSIALYYFQKGSVKLELHPTTYHSRPADSNGKRLLIGIDTFLVRLYSMLRRYGGLRDRMLDRILKYF; encoded by the coding sequence TTGTCGCGAAAGATTTTGGATTTTGATCGCTACACGAAGCTCGCCGGGCAGCACCGCGCAGATTTCGCATCTGCCGATCCTTTTCCGCACGTGGTTCTAGACGACTTCCTGCCGGCGGATATCGCGGAACCCGTGGTCGAAGAATACGCCGAGGAGGAATCCAGCTGGGCGCACTATCACCATTACAATCAGCGAAAGATGGCGATCACCAACCTGGAAGGGATGGGTCCGCGGACTCGGGAGTTGGTGGAAGCGCTTCAGTCGGAGGATTTTGTTCGCTTCATCGAGGGGATCACGGGTTTAGAGGGCTTGTTTGCGGATCCCTTTCTCGACGGCGCGGGCATGCACAAGACTCTTCCCGGTGGTCATCTGAACATGCACACCGACTTCCTCTCCCACCCGAATCACGGCGAGTGGAGCCGCGAGATCAATCTACTTATCTACTTCAACCCGGGGTGGCAGGAAGAGTGGTTGGGGAATCTGGAATTTTGGGACCGCGAGGTGAAGCACTGTGTCCGCTCGATCGAGCCATTGTTCAACCGTTGCGTGATCTTTCGGACTTCTGATATTTCATATCACGGTCATCCCCAACCTCTTGCTTGTCCGGAAGGAGTCTCCCGCAATTCGATTGCCCTCTATTACTTTCAGAAGGGTTCGGTCAAGCTCGAACTCCATCCGACGACCTACCACTCTCGCCCGGCGGATTCCAACGGCAAGCGCTTGTTGATCGGCATCGACACGTTTTTGGTCAGGCTCTACTCGATGCTGCGTCGCTACGGCGGACTTCGCGATCGCATGCTCGATCGCATTCTCAAATACTTCTAA